One Panicum virgatum strain AP13 chromosome 9K, P.virgatum_v5, whole genome shotgun sequence genomic region harbors:
- the LOC120649564 gene encoding tubulin beta-7 chain has product MREILHIQGGQCGNQIGAKFWEVICDEHGIDATGRYAGDSDLQLERINVYYNEASGGRFVPRAVLMDLEPGTMDSVRSGPFGQIFRPDNFVFGQSGAGNNWAKGHYTEGAELIDSVLDVVRKEAENCDCLQGFQVCHSLGGGTGSGMGTLLISKIREEYPDRMMLTFSVFPSPKVSDTVVEPYNATLSVHQLVENADECMVLDNEALYDICFRTLKLATPTFGDLNHLISATMSGVTCCLRFPGQLNSDLRKLAVNLIPFPRLHFFMVGFAPLTSRGSQQYRALTVPELTQQMWDAKNMMCAADPRHGRYLTASAMFRGKMSTKEVDEQMLNVQNKNSSYFVEWIPNNVKSSVCDIPPKGLKMAGTFVGNSTSIQEMFRRVSEQFTAMFRRKAFLHWYTGEGMDEMEFTEAESNMNDLVAEYQQYQDATADEEYEDEEEEEAVAE; this is encoded by the exons ATGAGGGAGATCCTGCACATCCAGGGCGGGCAGTGCGGGAACCAGATCGGCGCCAAGTTCTGGGAGGTGATCTGCGACGAGCACGGCATCGACGCCACGGGCCGCTACGCGGGGGACTCGGACCTCCAGCTCGAGCGCATCAACGTCTACTACAACGAGGCCAGCGGGGGCCGCTTCGTGCCGCGCGCCGTGCTCATGGACCTCGAGCCCGGGACCATGGACTCGGTGCGCTCGGGCCCCTTCGGCCAGATCTTCCGCCCCGACAACTTCGTCTTCGGCCAGTCCGGCGCCGGCAACAACTGGGCCAAGGGACACTACACCGAGGGCGCCGAGCTCATCGACTCCGTCCTCGACGTCGTCCGCAAGGAGGCCGAGAACTGCGACTGCCTCCAGG GTTTCCAAGTTTGCCATTCCTTGGGAGGAGGCACTGGATCTGGCATGGGCACCCTTCTTATTTCTAAGATCAGGGAGGAGTACCCTGATAGAATGATGTTGACCTTCTCTGTATTCCCATCACCAAAGGTTTCAGATACTGTTGTGGAGCCATACAATGCTACACTTTCAGTTCACCAACTTGTTGAGAATGCTGATGAATGTATGGTGCTTGACAATGAAGCTCTGTATGACATATGCTTCCGCACGCTAAAGCTCGCCACCCCTACCT TTGGTGACCTGAACCATCTTATCTCTGCTACCATGAGTGGTGTCACATGCTGCCTGAGGTTCCCCGGTCAGCTCAACTCCGACCTGCGCAAGCTTGCTGTGAACCTCATCCCGTTCCCCCGTCTCCATTTCTTCATGGTTGGCTTTGCGCCGCTGACCTCACGTGGATCCCAGCAGTACCGCGCCCTCACCGTCCCTGAGCTGACTCAGCAGATGTGGGATGCCAAGAACATGATGTGCGCTGCCGACCCCCGCCATGGCCGCTACCTCACAGCCTCAGCCATGTTCCGTGGGAAGATGAGCACCAAGGAGGTGGATGAGCAGATGCTCAATGTCCAGAACAAGAACTCGTCCTACTTCGTGGAGTGGATCCCCAACAACGTTAAGTCCAGTGTGTGTGACATCCCACCCAAGGGGTTGAAGATGGCAGGCACCTTCGTCGGCAACTCCACCTCCATCCAGGAGATGTTCCGCAGGGTGAGTGAGCAGTTCACCGCCATGTTCAGGCGCAAGGCCTTCTTGCACTGGTACACTGGGGAGGGGATGGACGAGATGGAGTTCACCGAGGCCGAGAGCAACATGAACGACCTGGTCGCAGAGTACCAGCAGTACCAGGACGCCACTGCCGATGAGGAgtacgaggacgaggaggaagaggaggctgtGGCCGAATAG